A genomic window from Lotus japonicus ecotype B-129 chromosome 1, LjGifu_v1.2 includes:
- the LOC130732694 gene encoding protein CHROMOSOME TRANSMISSION FIDELITY 7, with amino-acid sequence MQPKINAFFKSPSSSAPTSLSDDDLSAWENKQHQISITYTRNRHKSTTVTSPPNPEPTVTGKPVVKNKKRSYAQFHLDFGQSDFLLRRCSTCGVKFTPGDAEDEKSHKEFHNSYTQGIQFRGWTKERIISVPTVKEDRIVLVLDSDPSAHRNKVEQVVKMMEIEFGSGWIVHQHCKVYLFVSLQRIVGCLVAEPIEEAFKVVSCSDAGHSDGVRRKEKKSSSTTLQFGNILFQREVEKRAVTLSGSEVMDAGAIFCENEPVAAVCGIRAIWVTPSNRRKRIASQLLDAVRKSFRSGCELEHAQLAFSQPTSAGKALASSYTGTGSFLVYKANKTEV; translated from the exons ATGCAGCCGAAGATCAACGCTTTCTTCAAATCTCCCTCTTCCTCCGCTCCCACATCCCTCTCCGACGATGACTTATCCGCCTGGGAGAACAAACAGCACCAAATCTCCATCACCTACACCCGAAACCGCCACAAATCCACCACCGTCACTTCCCCTCCCAACCCGGAACCCACCGTAACCGGAAAACCCGTCGTCAAGAACAAGAAGAGGAGCTATGCCCAGTTCCACCTCGACTTCGGCCAATCCGACTTCCTTCTTCGCCGCTGCTCCACTTGCGGCGTCAAGTTCACCCCCGGCGACGCTGAAGACGAGAAATCACACAAGGAGTTTCACAATTCCTACACCCAGGGGATCCAATTCAGA GGTTGGACCAAGGAAAGGATTATCTCAGTGCCCACCGTCAAAGAGGATCGAATCGTTTTGGTCTTGGACAGCGATCCTTCTGCTCATAGGAACAAG GTTGAACAAGTTGTGAAAATGATGGAAATTGAGTTTGGAAGTGGATGGATAGTTCATCAACACTGTAAG GTCTATCTGTTTGTTTCTCTTCAGAGGATTGTTGGGTGCCTGGTTGCGGAGCCAATCGAAGAAGCGTTCAAGGTTGTGTCTTGCTCGGATGCTGGGCATTCTGATGGTGTAAggagaaaggaaaagaagtcAAGCTCAACCACTCTCCAGTTTGggaatattttatttcaaaggGAAGTTGAAAAAAGAGCGGTGACCTTGAGTGGTTCTGAGGTGATGGATGCTGGGGCAATCTTCTGTGAGAATGAACCAGTTGCTGCTGTTTGTGGTATTAGAGCCATCTGGGTTACTCCCTCAAACAGGAGAAAACGCATTGCTAGCCAATTGCTAGATGCTGTGAG GAAAAGTTTCCGCTCAGGCTGTGAGCTTGAACATGCTCAGCTAGCATTCTCTCAGCCAACCTCAGCTGGAAAGGCATTAGCATCTAGTTACACTGGTACTGGATCATTCTTGGTGTATAAAGCCAATAAAACAGAGGTgtag
- the LOC130730806 gene encoding uncharacterized protein LOC130730806 — protein sequence MTRPKANSKKQRGGGVDFKKIRRKIGRKLPPPKNTTNTEIKSKAIVLPEQSVAAEKTGLAVNKKGLTLKELLQQTSHHNAKVRRDALTGIKDLFNKYPAELKLHKYAAVEKLRERIGDDDKVVRKSLYDLFKLVILPGCKEDNQELITSLLMAYIFNAMTHLAVEIRIMAFDFLDLVLDFYPPSFSSNAEKVFQNYEDILRKNKYYLQDKGKLKDALTGLVRCLSLLPWNKVETDLHNKDDTGERVLHAFEADMSMNSIGISHIIQKLKDLVPVLVNSFQEFIQSAHAMASLEGKSFSCMSSILRSIDLIVRSFVYGTDTKSESPSSQGGADVAAWDITISSALLKKLFPLFPLNPVHHLSEKDDDKLLDLNMAIAKIFFEINEWICLPPDLLDKFLEFLENALLGKFCKVAQSGKAVWEKHLVELISFIPKFVSRGASYWTSHLLQAFTQTFRESKPGSLLKLACLSTIEDMLTPIQSLLSLEASNAENSELQDSLVAWIRELPLLLIQLGDKRPDCSLIVLRLQLRIGQCALLNSSLVCMYDNMQYSLQDFYCTYQDGGQICYGPFLRLPRESQEISLCCLYYFSYLDFPFLKSIACCGLSPDLDPCVLFRIIEILHSAYRAGHIKIADYLSVFITLVLRFKVSPEVHSSGLKTGAPCQTLKSMTATICSYIAQLGDNSLVLQMIEKVIIDQIPLKPSLDNSCSLLRMLVTVDSKPTRLSGKSIITLGHQLPEYLMDVVQCIPEDDVEQHTPSGRSSTLYYLLPCFLLFDRCHQLMNLVLKTMGSTIGESSLLPMSDNGTQNKRNCLSRVKAFSSALVLMHKDVKLRQIMSEFKEDIDNIIQKVHSLQSSEKSMKIEERHEIQCAFERLKILTR from the exons ATGACTCGTCCGAAAGCAAACTCGAAGAAACAGCGTGGCGGCGGCGTCGACTTCAAG aaaaTAAGGCGAAAGATTGGGAGGAAACTGCCACCGCCGAAGAATACAACGAATACTGAAATTAAATCCAAAG CAATTGTTCTGCCGGAGCAGAGTGTAGCAGCAGAGAAGACGGGTTTAGCTGTAAACAAGAAAGGTTTGACATTAAAAGAACTTCTTCAGCAAACATCTCATCACAATGCAAAAGTTCGTAGAG ATGCATTGACGGGCATTAAGGATTTATTCAACAAATATCCAGCAGAACTGAAGTTGCACAAGTATGCTGCTGTAGAGAAACTTCGTGAGCGCATTGGTGATGATGATAAAGTGGTCCGGAAATCATTATATGATCTTTTTAAACTGGTGATTTTACCTGGCTGTAAAGAG GATAATCAAGAGCTGATCACTTCTTTATTGATGGCTTACATTTTCAATGCCATGACACATTTGGCGGTTGAAATTCGGATCATGGCATTTGATTTCTTAGACCTTGTTCTGGACTTTTATCCTCCCTCCTTTTCTTCTAACGCAGAAAAG gtttttcaaaattatgagGACATTCTTAGGAAGAACAAGTACTATTTACAGGACAAAGGAAAACTAAAAGATGCTCTTACTGGGTTGGTTCGCTGCTTGTCACTCCTTCCATGGAATAAAGTAGAAACTGATTTGCATAATAAG GATGATACTGGAGAAAGGGTATTGCATGCTTTTGAAGCTGATATGTCTATGAACTCTATTG GTATTTCTCATATCATACAGAAACTGAAGGATCTAGTGCCAGTATTAGTAAATAGTTTCCAGGAATTTATTCAATCTGCTCATGCTATGGCAAGTCTTGAAGGGAAGTCTTTTAGTTGCATGTCTTCCATTCTTCGTAGTATAGATCTTATAGTCAGGTCCTTTGTTTATGGGACTGATACGAAGTCGGAATCTCCAAGTTCTCAAGGTGGTGCCGATGTGGCTGCATGGGATATTACTATCTCTTCTGCACTGCTGAAGAAATTATTTCCACTTTTCCCCCTCAATCCAGTGCATCATCTTTCAGAAAAG GATGATGATAAGTTGCTTGACTTGAACATGGCCATTGCAAagatattttttgaaataaatgaaTGGATCTGTCTTCCACCTGATTTGTTGGATAAATTTCTAGAATTTTTGGAAAATGCACTGCTTGGGAAG TTCTGCAAAGTTGCACAGTCTGGTAAGGCTGTCTGGGAAAAGCATCTAGTTGAGCTCATTTCTTTTATTCCAAAATTTGTTTCACGTGGGGCAAGCTACTGGACATCTCATCTTCTTCAG GCATTTACCCAGACATTCAGGGAAAGCAAGCCAGGTTCCTTATTGAAATTGGCCTGTCTTTCTACAATTGAAGATATGCTAACTCCT ATCCAAAGCCTGCTTTCCCTGGAGGCAAGCAATGCAGAAAATTCAGAACTTCAAGATTCTTTAGTTGCATGGATTAGGGAGCTCCCTCTGTTGCTGATCCAGCTTGGAGATAAACGCCCTGACTGCTCCTTG ATTGTATTACGGCTTCAACTTCGCATTGGACAATGTGCTTTATTGAATTCATCACTTGTTTGCATGTATGACAACATGCAGTACTCGTTGCAAGATTTTTATTGTACATATCAAGATGGAG GACAGATATGTTATGGACCTTTTCTTAGGCTTCCTAGAGAATCTCAAGAGATCTCTTTGTGTTGCCTTTACTATTTCTCTTATTTGGACTTCCCTTTTCTAAAGTCAATAGCTTGTTGTGGCCTAA GTCCTGATCTAGATCCTTGCGTATTATTTCGGATCATAGAGATTCTCCATTCTGCATATAGAGCTGGACATATTAAAATTGCAGATTACTTGAGTGTCTTCATTACCTTGGTCTTGCGTTTCAAAGTTTCTCCTG AAGTTCATTCTTCTGGTTTAAAGACTGGTGCACCCTGCCAAACTTTGAAGTCAATGACGGCTACTATATGCTCATACATTGCACaactgggtgacaactctcttgtTCTACAGATGATAGAGAAAGTGATAATTGATCAGATA CCGCTAAAGCCTTCTTTGGATAATAGTTGTTCTCTCCTAAGAATGCTTGTCACAGTCGATTCCAAGCCCACCAGGCTTTCTGGAAAAAGCATTATAACTCTAGGCCATCAACTTCCTGAATATCTCATGGATGTGGTGCAG TGCATTCCAGAAGATGATGTTGAGCAGCACACACCTTCCGGTCGATCAAGTACCCTGTATTATCTCCTACCttgttttttgttgtttgatcggTGCCATCAACTTATGAATCTTGTGTTGAAGACAATGGGATCAACTATAGGTGAAAGTAGTTTATTGCCGATGTCTGATAATGGCACTCAAAATAAAAGGAACTGCTTGAGTAGGGTAAAAGCTTTCTCTTCTGCACTTGTGTTGATGCACAAGGATGTTAAACTGCGACAGATTATGTCTGAATTCAAGGAAGACATTGATAACATCATCCAGAAAGTTCATTCTTTACAG TCATCAGAGAAAAGTATGAAAATTGAAGAAAGGCATGAAATACAATGTGCATTTGAACGACTGAAAATCTTAACGAGATGA
- the LOC130730808 gene encoding mediator of RNA polymerase II transcription subunit 27, with protein sequence MLATQAAKTVQMQQTQNATAASPFSTSVPPPSSGGSTAEAPPKLVALAMEKLGQAERIIADIRIGADRLLEALFVAAAQSHQGNKHLQLFLKQDACMRQYLQDLRSLGKEMEESGVLGESVRSRKDFWGLHMPLVCPDGAVVAYAWKRQLAGQAGASAVDRTRLALKAFTDQKRRFFPHLDDGLETNESASKKFRGSEEVTVDTKEEVSFFRTVQDVLKSLEKDVPNVKISTFERLDWLKRASTLTSSTNESTLEHNYPGSSKLRLGSVGTVAAEKVAVIELLFPSIFRAVISLHPAGSIDPDAVAFFAPDESGSYVHARGFSVHHVNRHITDYAAVALQYFLGNQPETSLYSLLHWISSYQTLFSRPCSKCSKLLAMDKQTNLLLPPVHRPYWKFSFSKILSNISLKDQNSDTTQAYHTGCLTEEV encoded by the exons ATGTTGGCAACTCAAGCTGCGAAAACAGTGCAAATGCAACAAACTCAGAACGCCACGGCGGCGTCACCGTTCTCAACTTCCGTTCCTCCTCCATCCTCCGGTGGTTCCACGGCCGAGGCACCGCCGAAGTTGGTGGCTCTAGCGATGGAAAAGCTCGGACAAGCCGAACGAATCATTGCCGACATCAGAATCGGTGCGGATCGCCTTCTTGAAGCTCTCTTTGTCGCCGCCGCGCAGTCTCACCAAGGGAACAAGCATTTGCAGCTCTTCCTCAAGCAAGATGCCTGCATGCGCCAGTATCTCCAAGATCTTCGATCGCTCG GGAAGGAGATGGAAGAGTCAGGAGTTCTCGGTGAATCCGTTCGGTCGCGGAAAGACTTTTGGGGGCTGCATATGCCGCTGGTATGCCCAGATGGTGCCGTCGTTGCATATGCTTGGAAACGACAGCTTGCAGGACAAGCCGGTGCATCTGCCGTTGACAGGACTAG GTTAGCTCTCAAAGCCTTCACTGATCAAAAAAGACGCTTTTTTCCTCATCTTGATGATGGCCTTGAAACTAATGAATCGGCTTCAAAGAAATTCCGTGGGTCTGAAGAAGTGACAGTGGATACTAAGGAAGAAGTAAGTTTTTTTAGAACCGTACAAGATGTTCTTAAGTCCTTGGAAAAGGACGTGCCAAATGTGAAAATTTCAACTTTTGAGCGATTGGACTGGTTAAAAAGAGCTTCCACGCTCACCTCTTCAACGAATGAGAGCACTCTGGAGCATAACTATCCTGGTTCTAGTAAGCTAAGGCTAGGATCCGTGGGAACTGTTGCTGCTGAGAAGGTTGCGGTGATAGAGTTGTTGTTCCCATCTATCTTCAGAGCTGTTATTTCCTTGCATCCTGCTGGTTCAATTGATCCTGATGCTGTAGCTTTCTTTGCTCCTGATGAG AGCGGAAGCTATGTGCATGCGAGGGGGTTTTCAGTTCATCATGTGAATAGACATATTACG GATTATGCAGCGGTAGCTCTGCAGTATTTTCTTGGGAACCAACCTGAAACGTCCCTGTATTCTCTCTTG CACTGGATAAGTAGCTATCAGACTCTGTTTTCAAGACCATGCAG CAAATGTTCAAAGCTACTTGCCATGGATAAACAAACAAATTTACTGTTGCCCCCAGTCCACCGTCCTTACTGGAAGTTTTCCTTTTCGAAAATTTTGTCAAACATATCCTTGAAGGATCAGAATTCAGATACTACTCAGGCTTATCATACTGGCTGCCTGACAGAAGAAGTATGA